From Poecile atricapillus isolate bPoeAtr1 chromosome 11, bPoeAtr1.hap1, whole genome shotgun sequence, one genomic window encodes:
- the CD276 gene encoding CD276 antigen — MLFLLLMLALGLAGAMEIQVPEEPVVALFGHDATLRCSFSPEANFSVAELSLIWQLTDTKRLVHGFSGGRDLLQDQGRGYANRTSLFYDQLARGNMSLLLRRVEISDEGSFTCFVRVRDYNSAAVTLQVAAPYSKPSVHLEPSKDLKPGDVAVVTCHASHGYPEASVLWQDGHGANLTANVSTSQVANEEGLFEVRSVLRVLVEPSVTYSCLVLNAVLRQHGHASVTITGQPLAFPAVALWVTVALAVCVVLLLGVLAFVCHQKIRESCREDAERAGPEERDEEGEEPKTALQLLENTESREGREQEID, encoded by the exons GTGCCATGGAGATCCAGGTGCCGGAGGAGCCCGTGGTGGCCCTGTTTGGCCACGATGCCACCCTGCGCTGCTCCTTCTCGCCCGAGGCCAACTTCAGCGTGGCGGAGCTGAGCCTCATCTGGCAGCTGACGGACACCAAGCGCCTGGTGCACGGCTTCTCCGGGGGCCGCGACCTGCTGCAGGACCAGGGCCGCGGCTACGCCAACCGCACCTCGCTCTTCTACGACCAGCTGGCCCGGGGCAacatgtccctgctgctgcGGCGCGTGGAGATCTCGGACGAGGGCAGCTTCACCTGCTTCGTGCGCGTGCGCGACTACAACAGCGCCGCCGTCACGCTGCAGGTGGCGG ctccctACTCCAAGCCCAGCGTGCACCTGGAGCCCAGCAAGGACCTGAAGCCGGGCGACGTGGCCGTGGTGACGTGCCACGCGTCCCACGGCTACCCCGAGGCCAGCGTGCTGTGGCAGGACGGCCACGGCGCCAACCTGACGGCCAACGTCAGCACCTCGCAGGTGGCCAATGAGGAGGGGCTCTTCGAGGTGCGCAGCGTCCTGCGGGTGCTGGTGGAGCCCAGCGTCACCTACTCCTGCCTGGTGCTCAACGCCGTGCTGCGGCAGCATGGCCACGCCTCCGTCACCATCACGG GCCAGCCCCTGGCATTCCCGGCGGTGGCTCTGTGGGTGACGGTGGCCCTGGCCGTGTGCGTGGTGCTGCTGCTCGGCGTCCTGGCCTTCGTGTGCCACCAGAAAATCCGGGAGAGCTGCCGGGAGGACGCGGAGCGCGCAG GGCCGGAGGAGCGGgatgaggagggggaggagCCCAAGACAG ctctgcagctgctggaaaacacgGAGAGCAGAGAGG GCCGGGAGCAGGAGATCGATTGA